From the genome of Liolophura sinensis isolate JHLJ2023 chromosome 5, CUHK_Ljap_v2, whole genome shotgun sequence:
TAAAACGATATCTCTACCCAATTTACCTCACGTGCGTTAAGTTTCACCAAAGAATGCCAACGTCAATTAGGAGGATTCTTGCTAACTTTGTAAAAGCAATAGTGATATGAGTGCCCCTGGGTCGTGTGATTTCTTTATTGGGCAGCTGCACCCCGTCCTTTCCTTATCACCCTCCTGGAACATCTCCCCGAGGTACCCTTCTCCACCACCGTTATGTATATATCATGAATTAATGATCGATTTGCTACTCTCCACGGAAACACCCGCCTATATCAGTTTCTGCTTATCTACACCCCTCTATCTTCATTGGACAGAATTTTTTGTGCCAGACCATCTTGGAAAACTTCTGTTGGGAAAAGCCTTCCTTATACATGTTGCATTGCTGTATTCACCTTTCTGACTCAAAATACAGCACAGATTATACTTTTAGGGCCAAGAAATCAGCCAAAAGATTTCTCTACATACAAACTCTTAATCGCAGTTTGCCTTCTTCTTGAATACGTTTCCTCCCTGTCCCATCGATACAACTTTTTTGGCAAGGTTCTTTTTAGCACAGTGTTGATTAAGTCATTTCCATCACGACATAATTACGACATAATCACGACATTTTTGATAACACGGCCAGCAACGACCTTAAAGTCTGTGGCCGCGCTTACAATTTTACCTGAATACAATGACAATTTTCGTTGTCTTGAGGTCATAACCGTTCCTAGACGAGCTGCAGTGCTTAGGTATTAGTTCTATCTGTTCACGAAAAACTTCTCCGATTTGGTTCTGTTACTCCTTTTTTGATCGACGATTTACGCCATGTACTCCACATAAAATTGCCATTTTATATAACCATGTCAACAGATCGATATACAAACTGAATGCGAACAGAGCTCGAATGAAGTCACCCCCGTGGTGTGGTAGCTGACAAAATCCTTGACTGCAGGCGAttcagcgagagctggatttgaacctcggTGAGTGAAGTGCTGATGGTCTGACTTTTGTAGTCTACAGAACAGCAAACCAGGACCAACGGCTCTTTACAATAAATGATGAAGAATTAGGGTCcgctttatgtacatgtggcaATCAAGTGGAATCCTATCTCCCTGTTTAATTATTCTGCACTTTTCAACACAAACTTGGGATCTGAGGACTTAACAAAAACTTAAATGGCATGTCAGGTAGTTTAAATGTCCAAGATTCTAATTGTCATCatgattaaataataaatttgagTGAATGTCTATGACATTGCAACCTATCCCGTGACTATGATAAAACATGTGCAGCTGTGCAAGACATTCAAGCCCACGTTACTTGGGCCTCACAACGTCTAAACGTTTCGTCTGTATGACTGGTTGGACAACTTCAACGTAGACTTGcgaaatttgtttttcatagtCCTCGTCGAACAACTATGCTCCTTGGGCTCATAAGTCGGTATTCTTTTAATGTCCATATGTAGGATACTACAACTACAATCAGGTAACCCAAGACGTATTTTTATCATATAGTtccataataatttatttacatatgcaAATAACTGAACAAATATATTCACAATTCTTTGGTATATAAACAATGTCTTTTGCAAAGACTAGATTGTAATCGCCGTCATCCATAGTTGTGTGATCAgcttacaaacatgtatacagggaAACAATCTTATGTTCTATATTTTATTAACCGTCAGAAACAAATAATTTGATAACTGGCAATTTTACCAGGCTATGTTTACTCACATTTGGACAGTTATCCCACAGGTTTGCTTAActaattatacatatatcagtTTAGACAGCTATATTTAATACATTCGGATTAATTTTAGGTGAAACTTTGCGCTCAATTTCACCGTGGTCCGTCCACGCACACTGTCGTCCTATCTGGATTTAAATATGGGTGGTATCTTAACTTCAACTGCAACTGCCCAAGGTCTTTACCATTCTCTTTGCGAGAACCAAGTCGACAGGTGGCGCTCTGGAGGGAGAGATCTTCCGGTAACATGGCGGGCGATAATGGAAAGAAGGCCGGATGTGTTTGGGCGACATGCGCCCAATACGGCAGGGCTGGGACAGGCATACTGCCGGTGGACGGTGAAACGAAGGGACGGTATAACATACGGAATTGTTCGGGGACCACATGGGCCGCGTGAAGTTGACCCAAGCGTTCTTCCAGACTTTTGAATGAATTCGGCGAGCCACCATCTGCGAAAACAAGAATAAATAACATagatacaaatatgtattttatgtatacatatgatgCTCCGTTATTAACTAAACTTGGGCTCCAAATTTGCCCAGGTAACGTCTCGAACAGAAATAACAGCCGATCATAAGAAACAAATCAACGTTTGCGACTGAAGGGTTTGGCGAAATAGTGCAACGTTCTATACAATTTTTGTTgcaatgaaaactgatgaaatagGCTCATATTTCCCGGTTAAGGGAAAATGTCAACCTTTAACAAGAAGTCGAAGTTAGTTTTTCCGGTTTAAAGAAGCTTTTcgccattttcaagaatatttccctgatGTGGTGGTCGTCAGATTTATGGCGGAATCATTTCAGCGGGTATCTGATAAAttcctgacgtaaagccgcagCCTAATCATCGACAGCAGGATTAGAATTCACAACTTCGTTAGAGTACTGGCCATGTCGGCTGACGTGAAACTGTTTACGTTCCGCAAACAACGTTTTACTTTCGCCATGTATCTGATCTCAGATTCTCACGTAAACTGAGAAAAGATCGGATTTTGTTTATCACACGGCTATCACTGGTCAGGTTTTACTCTGCATGCTGCAGTTGTTCATATTCTATAACGTCTTAATCTGAGTGTTTTAGTGACGTAAATATTGATACTTTGTCAAACATTGGCACATTAAAAtccaattttaatttaatttaattctttatttatttaacaaggATTTCTCACAGCCTAATGGCTACTACGGAGATCTCCTCAAAGCAACAATTAACAACATAATAACTAacgaagtacatacatataaatatgaggatacatatttaagatataagttgaaataaattaattattatttacaatgttaacatcgttattaccattaccatggtAATTTTATGTCCCAAAAGACATCCCAAAAATCTAACCATGCATACGGAAAGTTGATTTGTCCTCACCTCTGCTAGCAGGTGACAGCCCCCCTGGGGAATGGTGCCCTATGTCTAACGATGCCGGGTGGGGTATGCCGTAGGACTGCATCCTTATCAACGATTCCATGTTCTCCCTGTGGGCAAAGATAACATGAGGTCAGTAATATCCTGTTCCTAGTCATAAACTATTTATCAGAGATGGAAGACATTGCATTCATGTCATATATTTCCACGCCTGTTTGTTAGCAAACTCTCTTTATGAAATCTTTCAACACAAAGACAATGTACAGAGTTACAAAGGTCTAAATGCGaatttataacataaatatagTTTATTTTCACGTGAATTCATTTTCATCTTCCTTGTTCAGCAAAAGGACTCTTTCTTCACTTGCAAACGTTATTCCACacgtttttaaatttaataaaaccacagaaatataaatttaagTATCTaacttacaaacaaaaaatacttgTCAATATTGACAGGTGTGGTGACTAATTAAGATTATCAATGTTCATACCTTTCTAAGTCAGACAATCGAGATGAATCCCGAAATCCCTTAGCGAATGGATTGCTGTCAATTTTCAGTTTGGTAATCTGCAATCAACATAAAAAATCACATGTATAACACAATTGTTTCATAATTAAAGTCAAACTGAGTGTCTGACATTGCAGTAtgatttcacattattttacaCTTACTCTGCAGCTTCAAGTTCACAATGTTCATCTTTATTAACTTCAATAGGAAGTACATATATACTCGACatattgaagatttttttctccATGTACTCACCAGTTGATTTTGATAGGCTGTTACGGCGATGAACTTGCATTCTGGGAATACAAAGGTGCGATAAACTTCCGGTTTTAAGTCGTCTGCAAACTGTGGAATCTGGtctccattttttttcctaattATGTGGATTCTCGGCTGATACTTGTGCATAGAATTCAGGACAATCTGGAGGGAATTCAAGTAAATTAATGATTAAAGcaataaatcatatttcaatTAATGTGGCATTGATTGgtaattttaaacatgtttaaatcaCTACTGCATAAAATACTGAAGCAGATAAATGTTTAGTTTTGCTTCTTGTCTTGCCTGTTACTTTGTTCCTTTTCTTTCCTATTTTGTGCTTCATCAATGCAACATTGTTGGCAATGTTACCATTTAACTGATACAATCTTTTTACTTCTAtggtatgtttataatgctataTAAATGCTGATATATACCAGAAACCTTCAACGATATGGGCTTGATACTTcttgatgaaaacagaaaatattctTCCGCAAATACAACGAAAAAGACTCATAAATAAGAttcagcattaaaaaaaatcaatcttttAAGTTTAAAAGAAACTCTGTTGTCTTGAGTAATGCTAGtatgtactctgttattgtaacacaatatactgtcatatttaacacaatatcctgtttggatctttatgatgaattaacagaatatggaTGTGTGTTAcgtttaacagaacaatctgctgcgatgacagaaaacattctagcatctctcagacaacatatttcctgttaaaattaacagattcatttatGAGTgaacatttttcttatttcatgaAGACCATTCACTACAGTTTAGCTCGTGTGGCATGTTCTTGTATGAATTTATATGGCTAAAAGACATGCATTCACTTACATGTCCGGACGACTCCATTGTATTGTTCGTCAACTTGACTTTCTCGAACGACACGGACTGCTTAAGGAGTTGTTCCCCGCCGACCGGGGAATCAGGGTGGGGGTAGAGTCGAGCTGCTAACGGAGGGTCGGCCTTGCCAGCGACGAGCCAGGATGATCGGTGGTAGGCGTAACGGTATCTCTTGTTGTCCACGTTGACAATGTCCATCAAAACTATGTAGTGGTGTTCCGGATTCAAACCCGTGAAAGACACACGGACAGTAGGGAACATCCGCCTGGGGAAGATAAAgacaaaaaagttttgaaaacagaGCGCACACGTCCTTTCTACGCAAAGGGATATAACCATTCAAAACGTTCACTATTGCTTTTAATTTCTACCTTTCCAATATTTTAACagcaatattttattatatttgtactGAAGAATGAAGTCCATGTGTGTAAATTTTGCAATACATTCCGCCTAGACAAATCTGTAACTATTTCGTAATTCGAAACATATATTTGACAATCATCAATTTTATATATGCACTTTTTAAAAACAGGAAATGGAAGCATGTCCGGTAAAGTCTTGACAGTTTCCTCAAAACCTTCCTTGATATTGGAGAATGTAGTGACACACAAAACTACAGTCCCACATATGGtaaatatatatggatatattaATCGTGAAGAAGATATGTTCCTCACATAGGTACTCACTGGATGGTAAGACTATACAGTCAGATAGCTCGAGATTTCGGGAAGGAAGCGTTCTAATTAGCACTCCAAAAACATGCACTGTTAAACGTTACTGTGGATAAGACGACAACAAGCGCGCACCTTATATACACTTCAGTGCATATCGTAAATCTGTGTTTTTCAccacccataagcctgaccGTAATCTATAATGAAGAATAATTTTGAGTAGACTGAAGCCTGAGAGCAGTCTGGACTTTTGGATCTAGTTTAAAATACGTAATTTAATCAACTGGTCCTTCAGCTTCGCTAAGGTAAGGCACAAAAGGTAAGTTTGAGATATGTAAGTGCATGGGAACTCCAACATCGTATCGAATGGTTGTTTTGTAAACGGTGCACATCGAGGAAGTATCCCCATTGATCGTTTTACTAGTATTTACCGAGGCTAATGTTATTTACAACTTAATTCTATggcagtggtttgtgttgtagatTTACGTTTTAACAGTTTGGTCAGGAAATGGTGCAGGTTTTGTTAAACAGACGTCTGTAGATGTGTTCAGACTCAACCTCTGTTGGTTAAGTTTAAccagttttgtttaaaaaaacaacaaacatccAGTTTCTGTTAAAACGCAATAAATATCACCGGAATGTTCTAACCAGCAAAACGTTGTTCTAACAAAGCTAAACCGTGGGGTTTTGTAAAGAGACAGTGTCCATTTCTTGCGTGTTGTCGCCCTCAGCTACAGTAGGTTTAGTGTTACATTGACGCTGTTTTAATTACTGGTAGAAGGAGAACTTAATTGTGCACAGCGTCTTAAGCTTAGTTTTGTCCATTGATCCACGGCTTAGTCGGTGGACATTAAGCCCTTGAATCTGACTTCAGTTCATTCACTAATCGATATTAGAGATAGTAATCAAGAACAAATAGACGTTTAAAGTTTGGTGTTTTCGCCACTCTTTAACAGATCGGTCCCTCCCTTGATGGTCGGTTTGAATGCCCTTGCTCGCAAACTccagggggtggggtggagacAGGTGGGGTGGAGAATCGGAAGACAAGCTTATCAGCCCCTAAGATCAGTTGCGTATACACGATAGCCTCTTTAAACCCTTCCCTTTGGGGCGGGGGGAGGGTAACAATCATTATAGCTCCACCTCGCTTAAAACGacaaatatcatttttctttcattcacttTAAACGCCCGTTTAACCTTTATTAGTTCCTGAAGGACTTTGTGAAGATTTGCAGAGGATGTGGCAAATTGTGGGTTTACCATCGAAATGATGTCTCTGCGGACAAAGACGGCACCCCGGGGGTAGACGTCAGACTGTCCGCGCCGCTTCCACGCAAAATTGGTGTTGATTTTTCCTCGAGAAGACAAAGTGACCCCCTACGCGCGGTTTGCCATAAAGATCAGTCAACAAACGCTATACCTGACTGGCTTTCTTAGAGAGTCACACTGATGTTCGCGCTCAGTCAAGCAGCCTGAGCCTCTTCGCAGTTAGCCCCCAGGGCTGTTAATACTACCCCCAGTGTCATGTTACAAGACTACTCGTGTAAAACCCACACTAAACCTCAACCAATTTACTCTGATGATATTCGCCAAGTGACACTTCCAGAGATGTTATCGGGCGATTTCTTGGCTTTTATTTGTGTACTGATAGAAAAAGAGGCATTTTCGAATGGGCAACAACGTCGATGTATTAAAATTACAGGTGGGACTTATTACAGTGTACTGCTCATAAACCCTGACACGTGAGGCTTTTCACTATAATAcaagtttttttctcttatttgacagaaaaaagCTATATCGTGTCGATCTTCCAAGGTATTGTTGGGTTGTTTACTGAGTTAAAAAGCGACTCAGGACTTGACGAAAGCTTCGCGCATTCACACCGCTGTATCTGTTCGCTTACGGCTATTGATTCATTGCATGGTTTTGTTCAAAATGACTAAAGATACTTTATTTTACTGAAATGCTCAGGCTGTCTATAAACTTTTCATAGTTGCCTGATGTCAGCCACATACTGCACACCCTAAAACTCTATTCGCCCCTATACCAATTTGATGGTTATAACCCGACCGGTGACTTGTAA
Proteins encoded in this window:
- the LOC135465729 gene encoding T-box transcription factor TBX20-like, with amino-acid sequence MIITKSGRRMFPTVRVSFTGLNPEHHYIVLMDIVNVDNKRYRYAYHRSSWLVAGKADPPLAARLYPHPDSPVGGEQLLKQSVSFEKVKLTNNTMESSGHIVLNSMHKYQPRIHIIRKKNGDQIPQFADDLKPEVYRTFVFPECKFIAVTAYQNQLITKLKIDSNPFAKGFRDSSRLSDLERENMESLIRMQSYGIPHPASLDIGHHSPGGLSPASRDGGSPNSFKSLEERLGQLHAAHVVPEQFRMLYRPFVSPSTGSMPVPALPYWAHVAQTHPAFFPLSPAMLPEDLSLQSATCRLGSRKENGKDLGQLQLKLRYHPYLNPDRTTVCVDGPR